The following nucleotide sequence is from Pseudomonas sp. RC10.
ATGGTTGGCAATGGCTGTTCGCCGTCGAGGGTTTGATGGCGACGGCCGTGGGCATCTGGGCGTATTTCTATCTGGACAACAGGCCTGCCGATGCGAAGTGGCTGACGGCCCAGGAGCGCCATCAGCTTCAGGCCGTGCTCGACGCCGAGGACAGCCAAAAGCAGTCTCATGGCAGCGTGCTCAAGGTGCTGTTTCAGCCTGCCGTCCTGTACCTGAGCCTGATCTATCTGCTGATTCAAGCCAGCGTCTACGGCGTGGTGTTTTACTTGCCGAGTCAGGTGGCAGGCCTGCTCGGCACCAAAGTCGGGCTGATGGTCGGTCTGGTCAGCGCCGTGCCCTGGCTGTGCGCCTTGCTCGCGGCGTGGAAGATACCGGCCATTGCCGACCGAACGGGTCAGCGCCGCACCGTGGCCGCCTTGACCCTGGTGGTTTCGGGGCTAGGCATCGCGGCGTCCGTCTCTTTTGCCAGTCCGTTGCTGGGCATTTTGGCCCTGTGTTTTGCGGCTTCGGGCTTCATTGCCGTGCAACCGGTGTTCTGGACGTTTCCCGGCAGCTTCCTCGCCGGCTCTGCCGCCGCCGGCGCCATTGCGCTAATCAACTCCTTTGGCGCTGTGGGCGGTTTCATTGCTCCCATCCTGAAAAACTGGGCGGAAGGCGCATTCCACTCACCGGCGGCCGGGCTCTACCTGCTGGCGGTCACGACCCTGATCTCCGCCGCGCTGGTGATGGGCATTCGTCCTCCTCGCGCGACCCGTTCTCACAAGCAACCCACCTTCCAGATCTGATTCCAAGGAACGCATTATGGCCACTCCAACCATCAAACATGTTCGTGCCTTTGTCCTTCGCGGGGGCGGCGCCGACTACCATGATCAAGGCGACGGTCACTGGATCGACGATCACATTGCCACGCCCATGAGCAAGTACCCCGAGTACCGCCAAAGCCGCCGCAGTTTCGGCATCAACGTCCTCGGCACCCTGGTGGTGGAGGTCGAGGATTCCGAAGGCAACGTCGGTTTTGCGGTGACCACTGGCGGTGAGCCAGCCGCCTATATCGTCGAGAAACACTTGGCTCGCTTCGTCGAGGGCGCCAAGGTCACGGACATCGAGCGGATCTGGGACCAGATGTATTTCTCGTCCCAGTATTACGGCCGCAAAGGCCTGGTCATCAACACGATTTCCGGCATCGATCTGGCGCTCTGGGACTTGTTGGGGAAAGTGCGCAAGGAACCCGTGCACCAGTTGCTGGGCGGCGCGGTCCGGGACGAATTGCAGTTCTATGCCACCGGCGCCCGTCCGGACCTCGCGCAGAAAATGGGTTTCATCGGCGGCAAGTTGCCGCTCCACCACGGTCCGGCCGAAGGTGAGGAAGGTCTGCGCAAGAATCTGGAAGCGCTGGCGGTGATGCGTGAGCGCGTCGGCAAAGACTTCTGGCTGATGCTCGATTGCTGGATGAGCCTGGACCTGAACTACGCCACCAAACTGGCTCACGGCGCTCAAGAGTTTGGCTTGAAATGGATCGAGGAGGCGCTGTCCCCTGACGATTATTGGGGGTATGCCGCGCTCAAAAAAGCGGTCCCGCCGGGCATGCTGGTGACCACGGGCGAACACGAAGCGACACGCTGGGGCTTCCGCATGCTCTTGGAAATGGGCTGTTGCGACATTATCCAGCCGGACGTCGGCTGGTGCGGCGGGATCACCGAGCTGATCAAGATTTCCGCGTTGGCCGATGCCCACAGCGCCATGGTCGTGCCCCACGGCTCTTCGGTGTACAGCTACCATTTTGTTGCAACCCGCACCAACAGTCCGTTCGCGGAGTTTCTGATGATGGCGCCCAAAGCCGATCAGGTGGTGCCGATGTTTCACCCACAGTTGTTGGGCGAGCCGGTTCCGGAAAACGGTCGCATGCGCCTGTCCAGACTGGATCAGCCGGGGTTTGGTGTCACGTTGAATCCCGAGTGCGCGTTGCATCGCCCATACCAGCACTGATTAAGCTCGACAGGAGTTCGACATGAAAATGCCGCGTAACGCATTCAAAGCCGGACTGGCCAAAGGTGAACCGCAATACGGGATATGGGCCGGATTTGCGACGGGCTACGCTGCGGAAATCACCGCAGGTTTTGGCTACGACTGGATGCTCATCGACGGAGAGCACGCCCCCAATACCGTGCCGTCCATCCTGGCACAACTCCAGGCGGTTGCGCCCTACTCCACTGCGCCCATCGTTCGTGCCGTGGGCCATGATCCGGTGCTGATCAAACAGCTGCTGGATGTCGGCACCCAGTCGTTGATGATCCCCATGGTCGAGACGGCCGAACAGGCCCGCGCCCTGGTTCAGGCCACCCGCTATCCACCCCATGGTATTCGCGGCGTCGGCGGCGGCCTCACCCGGGCCACGCGTTGGGACGGTGTACCGGAGTACATCAATACCGCCCATGAAGAACTCTGTCTGATCGTGCAGATCGAGTCCCGCGCAGGCGTCGACAATGTGGCGGAGATCGCCGCTGTTGAGGGCGTCGATGCGATTTTTATTGGCCCGGCGGACCTTTCTACGGGCCTGGGACACATTGGCAATCCATCACACCCGGACGTGCAGGAGAAGATTCGCCGTGCCATTGACGCAACGCTTGCGGCCGGCAAGGTCTGTGGAATTCTCGCACCCGCTGAAGAAGACGCACGCCGCTACCAACAATGGGGTTGTCAGTTCATTGCGGTGGCCATCGACATCAGCCTGATGCGTCAGGCGGCGCTCAGCAACCTGGCGCGCTACCGCAACACTGAACAACACGCTGCATCCAAAACCTATTGATTGGAAAGGAGCCCGACCATGACGTCAGTACCTGTGTACGAGAACTACATCAACGGTGAGTTCGTCCCCGGCACCGAGCATTTTGATGTGCTTAATCCTGCCACCGGTGCGCTGCTGGCCAAA
It contains:
- a CDS encoding MFS transporter translates to MTTLPASLLRKVSWRLLPFLLLMYIMAFLDRANVGFAKQAFQADTGIGDAAFAFGAGVFFAGYALLEVPSNLIMHKVGARLWMCRIMVTWGLISAAMVFAHTETSFYVLRFLLGVAEAGFFPGVILYLTYWFPGAARGKAMGFFYFGAPLAFIFGSPLSGLLLELDGVLGSHGWQWLFAVEGLMATAVGIWAYFYLDNRPADAKWLTAQERHQLQAVLDAEDSQKQSHGSVLKVLFQPAVLYLSLIYLLIQASVYGVVFYLPSQVAGLLGTKVGLMVGLVSAVPWLCALLAAWKIPAIADRTGQRRTVAALTLVVSGLGIAASVSFASPLLGILALCFAASGFIAVQPVFWTFPGSFLAGSAAAGAIALINSFGAVGGFIAPILKNWAEGAFHSPAAGLYLLAVTTLISAALVMGIRPPRATRSHKQPTFQI
- the rhmD gene encoding L-rhamnonate dehydratase, whose product is MATPTIKHVRAFVLRGGGADYHDQGDGHWIDDHIATPMSKYPEYRQSRRSFGINVLGTLVVEVEDSEGNVGFAVTTGGEPAAYIVEKHLARFVEGAKVTDIERIWDQMYFSSQYYGRKGLVINTISGIDLALWDLLGKVRKEPVHQLLGGAVRDELQFYATGARPDLAQKMGFIGGKLPLHHGPAEGEEGLRKNLEALAVMRERVGKDFWLMLDCWMSLDLNYATKLAHGAQEFGLKWIEEALSPDDYWGYAALKKAVPPGMLVTTGEHEATRWGFRMLLEMGCCDIIQPDVGWCGGITELIKISALADAHSAMVVPHGSSVYSYHFVATRTNSPFAEFLMMAPKADQVVPMFHPQLLGEPVPENGRMRLSRLDQPGFGVTLNPECALHRPYQH
- a CDS encoding HpcH/HpaI aldolase/citrate lyase family protein — encoded protein: MKMPRNAFKAGLAKGEPQYGIWAGFATGYAAEITAGFGYDWMLIDGEHAPNTVPSILAQLQAVAPYSTAPIVRAVGHDPVLIKQLLDVGTQSLMIPMVETAEQARALVQATRYPPHGIRGVGGGLTRATRWDGVPEYINTAHEELCLIVQIESRAGVDNVAEIAAVEGVDAIFIGPADLSTGLGHIGNPSHPDVQEKIRRAIDATLAAGKVCGILAPAEEDARRYQQWGCQFIAVAIDISLMRQAALSNLARYRNTEQHAASKTY